A part of Acidobacteriota bacterium genomic DNA contains:
- a CDS encoding alpha/beta hydrolase — protein sequence MKRSIPQALPAVALASSLALVFTVAGTPAATAQESGSWTIGERVVPAPAGASDVLRSALAATPAPSVAASKQQTPQSDEQWLVMQKATANANLDQIASGFGVSIEKAEVEGVTVYRVVPEKVHPRHADHLFLHVHGGGYVLNGGDASVTEAAIVAASAGIPALSVDYRMPPEHPFPAAVEDVVSVYRHLLESRSAKSIAIGGTSAGGGLSLAAVHRFIALGLDVPGAIYAGTPWADLTKTSDSLFTNEGLDRILVTYDGFLGAAARLYADGHDLKDPLMSPAYGDFDGFPPTYLITGTRDMFLSDTARTHRKLRAAGVVADLHVYEGVAHADYLIFPASPESQDVFQEVSAFFKKHLE from the coding sequence GTGAAGAGATCGATCCCCCAAGCCCTGCCGGCCGTCGCACTGGCTTCGAGCCTGGCCCTCGTGTTCACCGTTGCCGGTACGCCGGCCGCAACAGCCCAGGAGTCGGGCTCCTGGACGATCGGCGAGCGCGTGGTGCCGGCGCCCGCGGGTGCGAGCGACGTTCTCCGCTCAGCTCTTGCCGCTACGCCCGCCCCCAGCGTCGCCGCGTCGAAGCAGCAGACGCCGCAGAGCGACGAACAGTGGCTGGTGATGCAGAAGGCAACGGCCAACGCCAACCTCGACCAGATCGCGAGCGGATTCGGCGTCTCGATCGAGAAAGCCGAGGTCGAAGGCGTGACGGTCTACCGGGTGGTGCCCGAGAAGGTGCATCCCCGGCATGCGGACCACCTGTTTCTGCACGTACACGGCGGCGGCTACGTCCTGAACGGCGGAGACGCCTCCGTCACCGAGGCGGCCATCGTCGCGGCCAGCGCGGGTATCCCGGCCCTCTCCGTCGACTACCGCATGCCGCCGGAGCACCCGTTCCCGGCCGCCGTCGAGGATGTGGTCTCGGTTTACAGGCACCTGCTGGAGAGCCGGTCCGCGAAGTCGATCGCCATCGGCGGTACGTCCGCGGGCGGCGGACTGTCGCTGGCCGCCGTGCATCGTTTCATCGCCCTGGGCCTCGATGTGCCCGGAGCGATCTACGCGGGAACGCCCTGGGCCGACCTGACCAAGACCAGCGACAGCCTGTTCACGAACGAAGGGCTGGACCGCATCCTGGTCACCTACGACGGGTTTCTGGGCGCGGCAGCGCGGCTGTACGCCGATGGCCACGACCTGAAGGACCCGCTGATGTCGCCCGCCTACGGCGACTTCGATGGATTCCCGCCGACGTACCTGATCACCGGCACGCGCGACATGTTCCTGAGCGACACGGCGAGGACCCACCGCAAGTTGCGGGCGGCCGGCGTGGTTGCGGACCTACACGTCTACGAGGGTGTCGCGCACGCCGACTATCTGATCTTCCCGGCGTCGCCGGAGTCGCAGGACGTGTTCCAGGAGGTCAGCGCGTTCTTCAAGAAGCACCTGGAGTAG
- a CDS encoding SDR family oxidoreductase, whose translation MTTRLEQTPSSGDRVDFSGRTAVVTGGGARGDGIGNGRAAAILLARAGAEVVVVDLNEAAGRGTVEMIESEGGAARLFVGDVTSDEDCAALAAFAREGSAPPTVLINNVGIGAPGTVLDTEPELWDRVMKVNVRSMVQASRALIPSMHEAGGGSIVNISSISAIRPKGLTPYSASKGAVISLTRAMAVDHAGAGIRVNAVLPGPVWTPMVQRPTMTPEIREGRKNASALRIEGTGWDVGRAVVFLASEHARYITGQALVVDGGVTVLSPVR comes from the coding sequence ATGACCACACGTCTGGAGCAGACCCCCTCGAGCGGGGATCGAGTCGACTTCAGCGGCCGGACCGCCGTCGTCACGGGCGGCGGAGCGAGAGGCGACGGGATCGGCAACGGCCGCGCCGCCGCGATCCTCCTGGCGCGCGCCGGCGCCGAGGTCGTCGTCGTGGACCTCAACGAGGCAGCAGGTCGCGGCACCGTCGAAATGATCGAGAGCGAGGGCGGCGCCGCCCGCCTCTTCGTCGGCGACGTGACGAGCGACGAGGACTGCGCTGCCCTGGCGGCCTTCGCCCGGGAAGGCTCCGCGCCGCCCACCGTGCTGATCAACAACGTCGGCATCGGAGCGCCGGGCACCGTCCTCGACACCGAGCCGGAGCTCTGGGACCGGGTGATGAAAGTCAACGTCCGGTCGATGGTCCAGGCGTCCCGCGCCCTGATCCCGTCGATGCACGAGGCCGGCGGCGGCTCGATCGTCAACATCAGCTCGATCTCCGCGATCCGCCCCAAGGGCCTCACCCCCTACTCGGCGTCGAAGGGCGCGGTCATCTCGTTGACCCGGGCGATGGCCGTCGACCACGCCGGTGCCGGAATCCGCGTCAACGCCGTGCTCCCGGGGCCGGTCTGGACCCCGATGGTCCAGCGGCCGACGATGACGCCCGAGATCCGCGAGGGGCGCAAGAACGCCTCGGCGCTGCGAATCGAAGGGACCGGCTGGGACGTCGGTCGCGCCGTCGTGTTCCTGGCTTCCGAACACGCCCGCTACATCACTGGCCAGGCGCTGGTCGTCGACGGCGGCGTGACGGTACTCTCTCCCGTCCGCTGA
- a CDS encoding tannase/feruloyl esterase family alpha/beta hydrolase has product MKYSLTTGACVVALSVPAAAQWPPPPLYDAAEPARSCESLAEIQLADATVDSAVLETAGPTGPPYCRVTAVATHPPANDRITIWVALPTETWNGRFLGTGGGGFSGGSPRTLPAAVREGFAAASTDTGHEENSGSFALGPDGALEWMLIRDNAYLGIHAMTRVGKELTAAFYGRPPGYSYFRGCSTGGRQGLMEVQRYPNDYDGILSGAPAINWDRLHLAQMWGQLVMLEAGHFVRPCAFRLVQAKAIEACDLQDGLADGVIPEPRQCPFDPAELLGAEPEGCGVITETDVAVLRKILEGPRRRDGSFLWYGLAPGTDFTALNGTAGDPPAGRPMRITLDWFRYFLARDPDFDWTGLTHASYEHYWDQSVEEFGRVFGTDRTDLSGFRDRGGKAVVWHGWSDPLIYAQGTVDWFEGVEDRMGDTGDFLRLFMVPGARHCRDMPGITPENPFAAVVRWVEEGVPPDTLGAARRGGDGQVLESRPICRYPRTAVYSGNGDPKDAASFECRELADRP; this is encoded by the coding sequence GTGAAGTACTCCCTGACAACAGGCGCCTGTGTAGTAGCGCTCTCCGTCCCCGCGGCCGCGCAGTGGCCACCGCCGCCCCTCTACGACGCCGCCGAGCCCGCCCGCAGCTGCGAGAGCCTCGCCGAGATCCAACTCGCCGACGCCACCGTCGACTCAGCCGTCCTCGAAACCGCCGGCCCCACCGGCCCTCCCTACTGCCGCGTAACCGCCGTCGCCACTCACCCGCCAGCCAACGACCGCATCACGATCTGGGTGGCCCTACCTACCGAGACCTGGAACGGCCGCTTCCTCGGCACCGGCGGCGGCGGTTTCTCCGGCGGCAGTCCGCGCACACTCCCGGCCGCTGTCCGCGAGGGCTTCGCGGCTGCCTCCACGGACACCGGCCACGAGGAGAACAGCGGCAGCTTCGCGCTCGGCCCGGACGGCGCCCTCGAGTGGATGCTGATCCGCGACAACGCCTACCTCGGCATCCACGCGATGACCCGGGTGGGCAAGGAACTCACGGCGGCCTTCTACGGCCGGCCGCCTGGGTACTCCTACTTCCGCGGCTGCTCCACCGGCGGCCGCCAGGGGCTGATGGAGGTCCAGCGGTACCCGAACGACTACGACGGCATCCTCTCCGGCGCGCCGGCGATCAACTGGGACCGGCTGCATCTCGCCCAGATGTGGGGCCAGCTCGTCATGCTGGAAGCCGGCCATTTCGTGCGCCCCTGCGCGTTCCGGCTCGTCCAGGCGAAGGCCATCGAAGCCTGTGACCTGCAGGACGGCCTGGCCGACGGCGTGATCCCGGAGCCCCGCCAGTGCCCGTTCGATCCCGCCGAACTTCTCGGCGCCGAACCCGAAGGCTGTGGAGTAATCACCGAGACCGACGTCGCCGTCCTCCGGAAGATCCTCGAAGGCCCCCGGCGGCGCGACGGCTCCTTTCTCTGGTACGGCCTGGCGCCCGGGACCGACTTCACGGCTCTGAACGGAACGGCCGGCGATCCGCCCGCGGGCCGGCCGATGCGGATCACCCTCGACTGGTTCCGCTACTTCCTCGCCCGCGACCCGGATTTCGACTGGACCGGCCTCACCCACGCCTCTTACGAGCACTACTGGGACCAGTCGGTCGAGGAGTTCGGGCGCGTGTTCGGCACGGACCGCACCGATCTCTCCGGCTTCCGCGACCGCGGCGGCAAGGCGGTCGTCTGGCACGGCTGGTCCGACCCCCTGATCTACGCACAGGGCACGGTCGACTGGTTCGAAGGCGTCGAAGACCGCATGGGCGACACCGGCGACTTCCTGCGCCTGTTCATGGTGCCGGGCGCCAGGCACTGCCGCGACATGCCCGGCATCACCCCCGAGAATCCCTTCGCCGCGGTCGTCCGCTGGGTCGAGGAGGGCGTTCCACCCGACACCCTGGGCGCCGCGCGTCGGGGCGGCGATGGCCAGGTCCTGGAATCGCGGCCCATCTGCCGCTACCCGAGAACGGCCGTCTACTCCGGCAACGGTGACCCGAAGGACGCGGCCAGCTTCGAGTGCAGGGAACTCGCTGACCGGCCCTGA
- a CDS encoding carboxymuconolactone decarboxylase family protein, whose product MARLPYLDVDDLAPEDQRLLDPPLNIFRVLAYCPEGARAFGRLGLWIRFKTKLDPRLRQMAILRVGAVTRTDYEYSHHIELGRQFGLSDDDIRAVVAGPDDESLTEVERLVLAAADEMTNGIGIGAETFKALQGHLDEGMMVELTMTLSYYNGVVRILNSLDIDVEPDYERYLEEFPLP is encoded by the coding sequence ATGGCTCGACTCCCGTACCTGGACGTAGACGATCTCGCTCCCGAGGACCAGAGACTTCTCGATCCGCCGCTCAACATCTTCAGGGTTCTCGCCTACTGCCCTGAGGGCGCCCGTGCGTTCGGCCGTCTGGGCCTCTGGATTCGGTTCAAGACGAAGCTCGATCCGCGCCTGCGCCAGATGGCGATCCTCCGGGTCGGCGCCGTCACCCGCACCGACTACGAGTACAGCCACCACATCGAACTGGGCCGGCAGTTCGGCCTGTCCGACGACGACATCCGGGCCGTCGTCGCGGGGCCGGACGACGAGTCGCTGACGGAGGTCGAACGGCTCGTCCTCGCCGCGGCCGACGAGATGACGAACGGCATCGGCATCGGCGCCGAGACCTTCAAGGCGTTGCAGGGTCACCTCGACGAGGGAATGATGGTCGAGTTGACGATGACCCTCTCCTACTACAACGGCGTCGTTCGGATCCTGAACTCGCTGGACATCGACGTCGAGCCCGACTACGAGCGCTACCTGGAGGAGTTCCCGCTGCCTTAG